The Macaca thibetana thibetana isolate TM-01 chromosome 19, ASM2454274v1, whole genome shotgun sequence genome has a segment encoding these proteins:
- the C19H19orf12 gene encoding protein C19orf12 homolog isoform X2: protein MTIMVEDIMKLLCSLSGERKMKAAVKHSGKGALVTGAVAFVGGLVGGPPGLAVGGAVGGLLGAWMTSGQFKPIPQILMELPPAEQQKLFKEAMAIIRHLEWTDAVQLTALVMGSEALQQQLLAMLVNYITKELRAEIQYDD, encoded by the exons ATGACCATCATGGTGGAGGACATCATGAAGCTGCTGTGCTCCCTTTCTGGGGAGAGGAAGATGAAGGCGGCTGTCAAACACTCTGGGAAGGGTGCCCTGGTCACAGGGGCCGTGGCCTTCGTCGGGGGTTTGGTGGGCGGCCCGCCGGGACTCGCCGTTG GGGGGGCTGTCGGGGGGCTGTTAGGTGCCTGGATGACAAGTGGACAGTTTAAGCCAATTCCTCAAATCCTAATGGAGCTGCCCCCTGCCGAGCAACAGAAGCTCTTTAAGGAAGCCATGGCCATCATCAGGCACCTAGAGTGGACGGATGCCGTGCAGCTGACCGCGCTGGTCATGGGCAGCGAGGCcctgcagcagcagctgctggCCATGCTGGTGAACTACATCACCAAGGAGCTGCGGGCCGAGATCCAGTACGATGACTAG
- the C19H19orf12 gene encoding protein C19orf12 homolog isoform X3 has translation MLGLQRSREDSTKDSRMSSKPSFGSPGVHVYYGGAVGGLLGAWMTSGQFKPIPQILMELPPAEQQKLFKEAMAIIRHLEWTDAVQLTALVMGSEALQQQLLAMLVNYITKELRAEIQYDD, from the exons ATGTTAGGTTTACAGAGAAGTCGCGAAGATAGTACAAAGGATTCCCGTATGTCCTCCAAACCCAGTTTTGGTTCTCCTGGCGTTCACGTATATTACG GGGGGGCTGTCGGGGGGCTGTTAGGTGCCTGGATGACAAGTGGACAGTTTAAGCCAATTCCTCAAATCCTAATGGAGCTGCCCCCTGCCGAGCAACAGAAGCTCTTTAAGGAAGCCATGGCCATCATCAGGCACCTAGAGTGGACGGATGCCGTGCAGCTGACCGCGCTGGTCATGGGCAGCGAGGCcctgcagcagcagctgctggCCATGCTGGTGAACTACATCACCAAGGAGCTGCGGGCCGAGATCCAGTACGATGACTAG